A portion of the Jaculus jaculus isolate mJacJac1 chromosome 5, mJacJac1.mat.Y.cur, whole genome shotgun sequence genome contains these proteins:
- the B3gnt5 gene encoding lactosylceramide 1,3-N-acetyl-beta-D-glucosaminyltransferase codes for MRMFVNGRRVKKWQFLQLFTTCFILSFMVFWGPIDNSIVSHMKSYSYRYLINSYDFVNDTLSLKHSLEQPRYPYLINHKEKCQAQDVLLLLFIKTAPENYDRRSAIRKTWGSEKYVRSQLHANIKTLFALGTPGSLRREELQRKLVWEDQVYHDIIQQDFVDSFYNLTLKLLLQFSWTNTFCPHAKFLMTADDDIFIHMPNLIEYLQGLEQIGVRDFWIGRVHRGAPPVRDKSSKYYVPHEMYQWPAYPDYTAGAAYVVSSDVAAKVHEASQTLNSSLYIDDVFMGLCANKMGIVPQYHVFFSGEGKAPYHPCIYEKMMTSHGHVQDLQDLWKEATDPRVKNASKGFFGQIYCRLVKIVHLCGLTHRDTYPCRAAFV; via the coding sequence ATGAGAATGTTTGTTAATGGCAGACGAGTCAAAAAATGGCAGTTTTTACAGTTATTCACCACTTGTTTCATTCTAAGCTTCATGGTTTTTTGGGGACCAATCGATAATTCCATTGTGAGCCATATGAAATCCTACTCTTACAGATACCTCATAAATAGCTATGACTTTGTGAATGATACCCTGTCTCTCAAGCACAGCTTGGAGCAGCCTCGGTACCCATACTTAATTAACCACAAGGAGAAGTGTCAAGCTCAAGAtgtcctcctcctgctcttcATCAAAACTGCTCCTGAGAACTATGACCGACGCTCTGCAATCAGAAAGACGTGGGGCAGTGAGAAGTATGTTCGCTCCCAACTTCACGCCAACATCAAAACCCTGTTTGCCTTGGGAACTCCTGGTTCACTAAGGAGAGAAGAACTGCAAAGGAAACTGGTCTGGGAAGATCAAGTGTACCATGACATAATTCAGCAAGACTTTGTTGATTCTTTCTACAACCTTACTCTAAAATTGCTCCTCCAGTTCAGTTGGACAAATACCTTTTGTCCACATGCCAAATTCCTGATGACTGCTGATGATGACATATTTATTCATATGCCAAATCTTATTGAGTACCTTCAAGGTTTAGAACAGATTGGTGTTCGAGACTTCTGGATTGGCCGCGTGCATCGCGGTGCTCCTCCCGTTAGGGATAAAAGCAGCAAGTACTACGTCCCCCATGAAATGTACCAGTGGCCAGCTTACCCTGACTATACTGCTGGTGCTGCCTACGTTGTTTCCAGTGACGTAGCTGCCAAAGTCCATGAGGCGTCCCAGACCCTGAATTCTAGTCTCTACATAGATGACGTGTTCATGGGCCTCTGTGCCAATAAAATGGGGATAGTGCCACAGTACCATGTGTTTTTTTCTGGGGAAGGTAAGGCTCCTTACCATCCCTGCATCTacgaaaaaatgatgacatctcATGGACATGTACAGGATCTTCAGGACCTATGGAAGGAAGCTACAGATCCTCGAGTGAAAAATGCTTCAAAAGGGTTTTTTGGGCAAATATACTGCCGGTTGGTTAAGATAGTACACCTTTGTGGATTGACGCATAGGGACACGTATCCCTGCAGGGCTGCATTTGTGTAA